In Hippoglossus hippoglossus isolate fHipHip1 chromosome 24, fHipHip1.pri, whole genome shotgun sequence, a single genomic region encodes these proteins:
- the elovl4b gene encoding elongation of very long chain fatty acids protein 4b, which translates to MEVVTHFVNDTVEFYKWSLTIADKRVEKWPMMSSPLPTLAISCLYLLFLWAGPRYMQDRQPFTLRRTLIVYNFSMVVLNFYIAKELLIATRAAGYSYLCQPVNYSNDFNEVRIASALWWYYLSKGVEFLDTAFFILRKKFNQVSFLHVYHHCTMFILWWIGIKWVPGGQAFFGATINSGIHVIMYGYYGLAALGPQMQKYLWWKKYLTIIQMIQFHVTIGHAGHSLYTGCPFPCWMQWALIGYAVTFIILFANFYYHAYRGKPSFSQKGGKPVANGTSTVTNGHSKVEEVEDNGKRQKKGRAKRE; encoded by the exons ATGGAGGTTGTAACACATTTTGTGAATGACACTGTAGAATTTTACAAATGGAGCCTTACTATAGCAG ACAAGCGGGTGGAGAAATGGCCGATGATGTCGTCTCCCTTACCCACACTGGCCATCAGCTGCCTGTACCTGCTCTTCCTGTGGGCGGGGCCTAGATACATGCAGGACCGCCAGCCCTTCACGCTGCGGAGGACTCTCATAGTCTACAACTTCAGTATGGTCGTGCTCAATTTCTACATCGCCAAAGAG ctcCTAATAGCCACCAGAGCAGCAGGATACAGCTACCTCTGTCAGCCGGTCAACTACTCAAATGATTTCAATGAAGTCAGG ATAGCATCTGCTCTGTGGTGGTACTACCTCTCCAAAGGAGTGGAATTCTTGGATACAgcctttttcatcctgaggaaGAAGTTCAACCAGGTCAGCTTCCTCCACGTCTACCATCACTGCACCATGTTCATCCTGTGGTGGATTGGCATCAAGTGGGTGCCCGGTGGACAAG CATTTTTTGGGGCGACCATCAACTCTGGAATCCATGTCATCATGTACGGTTACTATGGCCTGGCAGCGCTGGGACCTCAGATGCAGAAGTACCTCTGGTGGAAGAAGTACCTCACCATTATTCAGATG ATCCAGTTCCACGTGACCATCGGCCACGCCGGCCACTCCCTCTACACCGGCTGCCCGTTCCCCTGCTGGATGCAGTGGGCTCTGATCGGCTACGCTGtcaccttcatcatcctcttcgCTAACTTCTACTACCACGCGTACCGGGGAAAACCCTCCTTCTCGCAGAAGGGAGGCAAGCCCGTAGCAAACGGCACCTCGACGGTAACTAACGGTCACAGtaaagtggaggaggtggaggataacgggaaaaggcagaaaaaaggAAGAGCGAAAAGGGAGTGA